The Priestia koreensis genomic interval AAGAAAGTTTAAACAACCAAGTGAAGGAAAGAATTGATGCTATTTTGCTAGATCACACCGATCCTATCATCAAGCTTGAAGGCGTTATGATGTATCTAGCGGAATATATCGAAAATCTCTTAACAAGAAGCGGCTCCATTTTTTATCAGCTCATGTCTCTGTATTCTCAAAATCCTGAGCGCTATGAAAAAGTAAAGGATCAGATACATGAAGTGTCTAACTTGGAATATCTCCACGTGAAGTTTTCGCAATTTTTAGGGGAGCAATTAGAGAAAAAAGCATTTGTTCCATCTATCCCAAAGGATGAACTGGTCACATTTATTGAGACCTATATGTCGGGAATTGTGAACAACATGGCGACTTTACCTTCACAAGCCGCAATTGAAATCATTCATCGCAAAATGAAGATCCTTCTTCGTATTTTGAAACAATTGTTAGTAGGTCATACACACGAAACGGCTGAGTAAAATGAGCTCAATTTTTTCTCAGATTAGTTGGTAAGGAGGAGAAGGGCGTGTTCTTTCAGTGGTTAAAAAATATTCTAGCGTTACTAGGTAGCATACTCTTATTGCCCATAGGTATTGGGATTGTCGTAGGTGGAGGTTATACGCTGTTTTCTATTTTAAACGGAAATAGTATAGAGGAGACGTTTGCTCGCCTTGAAGAGCTGAACAGCTTCATTCAACCATATTTTAAATATGTGATGCCTCTCTTTTTAGCTCCTTTTTTATTGAAGGCAACGAGAAGGTACAAAAAGCGAAGCGCTTCATAACTTTCACCTCGTGACAGAGTTTAATTGTTCATTTTTTCCTAACTATCTGAGTGGTAGTTAGGAAAGCAACGTTCTACCGTCTATAGATATTATAATAATTTTATGTAAACTAAGAGGATGAATTACTACTGAGAGGATGCTAATAGATCCTCTCAGTTTTTTAGGATAGAGGGGGCTTTTGAAGAAAAATAGAGTCCCAAAACCAATAGATTACTCCCACAGCCACAGCATAATAAAAAGGAGTTGTTGTTACTTCTCTCAAACTGGTTTCAAAAAATAAGGTGTAAAAACAGGTTACGGCGACAAATGCAGCTACGCTATATATCAAAAGGTAGAATACGTTAAACCGTTTAGGAAATTGATTTAATAGCATTTGCATTGTCACTCCAAACAGTAAATATGGAATAAACACATAAAGAGGAATAATAAATAAGGCAGGCAAGTACCAAAGCTTTCCTACAAGTAAAACGATAAAAATAGATAAAAAGCAGCATGACAGCAACAGTGTAAATGTATAGAACGTTAATCTTTCCTGAAATTTTATCATCTTTTATTCTCCTCTTATTGATCAATTACAATATATCAAATAATATGAAACGAGGAAATATTTTCAATCTAATAATTAGGAGACAGAAAATGAACCAAACTATGAAAGTTGTCACACTAACATTACTAACACTTGGGTTAGTATTCGGTGGGGGAGCATTTGTGTTATTCTCCATGCTTTTACCTGATAAATTTGACCAAGACAGGTGGAACAATCACCCTGAAGAGAGAGTTGATATGGTGGACAACCTTCTTGAAGAAGTTACTTTGAAGGGGAAAACCAAATCAGAGATTACGACGCTTTTAGGGAAGCAAGATCCAAAAGCATATTTTAAAAAGCCAACAAACCTTGTCTATTACTTAGGTGATGAGCGGGGAATATTTAGCATAGATAGTGAATGGTTAATTATCTCGTTTAGTGATAAGGGAATCGTGGATCATTACGAGGTGACAACAGACTGAAATAACAAACGATTGACGGGTTAATGAGTAAATGTTCAAGGTATCGTGGAGAACGTGAATGATTTTGCGCTGCCTTTGCTCTTTTATTATGTTTACCTTTCATTCGTTTAATCTATAATTATTTTTATAGATGATGATATATTTTCTAATTTGTTTTATAGATTTATTCACCTTAAAATAAGTTTTGTAAGACGGATTGTCCGTACGAAATCATCGTTTTTAGAAGAATAGTTCTTACTCAATTTATCATCAAAGGAGAACCATCATGCAAAACTTTCAATATCATAACCCGACAAAATTACTTTTTGGAAAAGGCCAGCTTGACGCATTAAAAGCGGAAATTCCGCTCTATGGAAAACGTGTCCTCTTGTTATACGGAGGGGGAAGTATTAAACGTAGTGGGCTATACGATAACGTAATGACATTGCTTCGGGAAATTGATGCTTTTACAGTAGAATTAAGCGGTGTGGAGCCTAATCCACGCTTAACAACGGTCAACAAAGGTATTCAACTGATTCAAGAGAATAAGTTGGACTTTATTTTAGCTGTAGGAGGCGGCAGTGTCATTGATTGTGCGAAAGCAATTGCGGCTGGATCACATTATGACGGAGATGTTTGGGACATAGTCATGAAAAAGACACCTGTAACATCAGCGCTGCCAATTGGAACAGTCCTTACTTTAGCAGCTACAGGTTCTGAAATGAACGGCGGTTCCGTTATTACAAACTGGGATGCACAAGATAAGCGCTCTTTTGGATCCATTCATACGTTCCCTAAATTTAGCGTATTAGATCCGGAGCTTACTTTCTCTGTGCCGCGTGATCAAACGGTTTATGGAATCGTAGATATTATGTCGCATGTGCTTGAACAATATTTTCATGCTTCGACAAACGCTCCGCTTCAAGAGCGAATCGGTGAATCCATTTTACGCACTGTAATTGAAGTAGCACCAAAGCTCGTTAATAATTTAGAGAATTACAGCTACCGTGAAGTGATGATGCTAAACGGGACATTTGCGCTAAATGGAACATTATCAATGGGCGTAAAAACGGACTGGGCGACACACATGATTGAACACGCGGTGTCAGCTGTTCACGATATTCCTCACGGAGGAGGACTGGCAATCTTATTACCGCACTGGATGGCATATGTAGCAAAACAAAAGCCAGAAAAAGTAGCTCAGCTAGGCGTCCGTGTATTTGATATTGATTCAAAAGGCAAAACAGATATGGAAGTAGCAAACGAAACCATTTCATCTCTAAGATCATTCTGGAATTCGATCGGGGCACCGTCTACTCTTGCAGATTATGAGATCGATGACAAAGAGCTAGATCTTATGTCTGAACGTGCCATGGTAGCGACGACAATCGGTGGATACATCCCATTGAAACAAGAAGATGTAAAAGAGATTTTACGAAACGCGCTTTAAAAGCATGTAAGCAACCCTATATAGAACGTTCTTTTAACGATTGAAACGTTAATGATAAGCAGAAAGCCTCCTCACTTTATGGGGAGGCTTTCTAACGTATTAGATTTAGCTTATGTGGCAATATTTTATAAAGGAACTCAATGCTAAAAACGTTAAAAACTTCTGTGTTATTTTAACTAAAAAAGACAAGCGCTATTTTGAAGGAGAGAATAGAATGCCTATTAAAGAAGTGCACGATAAAGACTTTAACGATGAAATTCAACATAAGGAAAAAGTATTGGTTTGTTTTTTTGCCGAGTGGTGCAGCATATGCAGCACGTTGTTTCCTACACTCGAAAACATTTCGAACGATGTGCAAGGAAAAATAGAATTTGTAAAAGTTGATATCGACGAAAACCCTCAACTAGTCGAAAGATTTAATATTGTGAGTGTACCTTCGCTACTGCTCATGGAAAAAGGAAACGTCACAAAAAAACTAGTCAATTCAGAATTAAAGGAAAAAATTTTAGATCAGTTGTTTTAATGGATAAAGTCATTTTTGTATCAATAAAGAGATCCCCATTTTTGGGGGATTTTTGTATAGGATATAGTGGAAACCGATTGAACACCTAATTGCTGAAGTTCATTATATAGCCACTTTTTAGTAAGATTTAGCGCAGATAACTGGTCCACGTTAATAACTCATCTACAATTAAATCTGAAGCAAGAGGGGATAGGGCCTTGTGACTTTTTTCGGAGTCTTTATCACTTTCGTTTGAAGAAGGAGTCCGTTCTTTTTTCAAAATAGAAAGTTTACCATGTGTTTCGAATCATGGGGGATCTAATCGTTATAACGCCCCAAATAATTAATAAAAAAAGCCCATTGCTTATGCTAAGGCTTTTATTTGTAACTAATCAACCACTTAGTGTACCAATAATTATTGCAGATACGAGGTTAAAGAAGATTATCTGACTAATTTCTTTTCTTCCCATTATTCTGATTAAACTTGAAAGCACTACAATTGAGATCATCATTCCGATAAACAGTTCTAACGTACTCGTATATACTCTCCTTTTAACACTTACATTCATGGTAGGTCTAACATTTATCTCTATTAATGAAAAGATCCAAACAAAATGGTCACTCTTCATTAAACGTATTGTTTCTAGAGAACGTTAAAACAGCCTGTCCCTAGAGAAGAATCTTGGTTTTATTAATATCAAGAACGTCACAAAAGTTTATTCACCCTTTATTTAACAGGTGTGGAACGGCCTTCTTTGTAGAAAAATTAAA includes:
- a CDS encoding TetR/AcrR family transcriptional regulator: MPRVNEEHTKKKRAEILEAAKRVCNQKPIYDIAMRDVVIESGMSQGGVYKYFSNIDDVFAGLLNEESLNNQVKERIDAILLDHTDPIIKLEGVMMYLAEYIENLLTRSGSIFYQLMSLYSQNPERYEKVKDQIHEVSNLEYLHVKFSQFLGEQLEKKAFVPSIPKDELVTFIETYMSGIVNNMATLPSQAAIEIIHRKMKILLRILKQLLVGHTHETAE
- a CDS encoding UPF0715 family protein, whose amino-acid sequence is MIKFQERLTFYTFTLLLSCCFLSIFIVLLVGKLWYLPALFIIPLYVFIPYLLFGVTMQMLLNQFPKRFNVFYLLIYSVAAFVAVTCFYTLFFETSLREVTTTPFYYAVAVGVIYWFWDSIFLQKPPLS
- a CDS encoding thioredoxin family protein yields the protein MPIKEVHDKDFNDEIQHKEKVLVCFFAEWCSICSTLFPTLENISNDVQGKIEFVKVDIDENPQLVERFNIVSVPSLLLMEKGNVTKKLVNSELKEKILDQLF
- a CDS encoding iron-containing alcohol dehydrogenase; the encoded protein is MQNFQYHNPTKLLFGKGQLDALKAEIPLYGKRVLLLYGGGSIKRSGLYDNVMTLLREIDAFTVELSGVEPNPRLTTVNKGIQLIQENKLDFILAVGGGSVIDCAKAIAAGSHYDGDVWDIVMKKTPVTSALPIGTVLTLAATGSEMNGGSVITNWDAQDKRSFGSIHTFPKFSVLDPELTFSVPRDQTVYGIVDIMSHVLEQYFHASTNAPLQERIGESILRTVIEVAPKLVNNLENYSYREVMMLNGTFALNGTLSMGVKTDWATHMIEHAVSAVHDIPHGGGLAILLPHWMAYVAKQKPEKVAQLGVRVFDIDSKGKTDMEVANETISSLRSFWNSIGAPSTLADYEIDDKELDLMSERAMVATTIGGYIPLKQEDVKEILRNAL